The proteins below come from a single Beutenbergia cavernae DSM 12333 genomic window:
- a CDS encoding S8 family serine peptidase, which translates to MVATLAVGAVPALAEPTPVVPATADEKFTAEALQVLEESETADFWVRFADRADLDAASSVDDWDARGIAVYEALRETAAASQAGTIAALDAADASYVPYWVANAILVKGGTLDLAQSLAASPEVLEIRQTTVYPLEEPVMTPDTTMGPQAVEWGIQAINADDVWATYGTTGEGIVVANIDSGVDYTHPALVSHYRGNNGDGTFTHDYNWLDTSAACDVGPCDTDGHGSHTMGTMIGSDGGANEIGVAPGAEWIAANGCSTCSDADLMEAGQWMLAPRPIGGDDDSGDPTKRPHIINNSWGSRFPSNDPFMEAIITDWEAAGIFGSWSNGNSGPACETSGSPGSRTITYSVGAFAQNGSIASFSARGPGQDGTIKPNIAAPGVAVRSSLPGGAYGNGDGTSMAAPHLAGAIALLWSAAPSLVGDIRGTWALLDETAVDVEDLTCGGTADDNNVWGEGKLDALALLQAAPVGDSGTLAGTVTDEAGAPVAGAAVNVAGPTERDITTDEAGAFSLGVVPGDYTLTATAFGFSPGTATATVVPGETATVTIALTPAATFAVTGTVTNSVTGDPVGGATVSLGAPIADVTTAADGTYAFADVPAGEYTLSVTAGACAEPYAAAVTVDGAETFDVALAAVSDAFGYYCTLGTDGYRQGDTLLDLTGDDVATTVDLPFDVEFYGDRYSQAHVSTNGNLNFLAPVTTGANAVLPRPAAPNAAIYAFWDDLDVDAEAGVYTAATEIDGEQAFVVEYRNVKIWGTAQTGRLSFSITITESGDVTIGFGDVTADDARAGGSSATIGIENADGTIAHVFTHNTAGSVTPGLTVSYGLPDHGHISGVVKDYNDSLPIAGATVTATPDDGGEPVVLETDAEGRYDGLLFFGAYTVTIEADGYRTVTRDVVIDVEEEQITFSPKLRTGIANVDPASFEWILTEGQSRTAELTIGNSGSTPLDFTIGEVPRNVSSEAPAPALSASTLANEQVPAGATSLAEANALVAERAEAADAVDPNARTALGEYTSEQLEAFSAPSFEPDAAGDVLAQWNTGLTVAWGVGYTGDVWVSDPEDITNTQFTPDGVELGSYPADWGGTWPGDMALDSSTGDMCQVNVGGDNGIHCFDPATGAETTVITGGEDWDATSQRGLAYNPTDDVFYIGGWNSDAIFTVAGLSHDTPGAQLNVCVPEDPSVAGLAYNPTSGTLWMVPSSLTTVFYQLVPEDCSTVSTVDYPGDDQGPGAGLELDATGALWAANQLTGDVYLVDVGVPNVSDVPWLSVDPTEGRVPVGGERTLDVTVDTTGLEPGVYGANILVQTNAGRVSTISVPVTLVVSAYQVGVNAGGGEYTDAGEFTWSADQQLTGSATWGWVGQRSEVSTTTRAIGGTTEDTLFQSRRSGVFSYVFEDVPAGTYAIDLGFAEFNRNFPERDRLFDVLVNGDYQIVAHDVAEEVGGLYADQHVLQVEHSGGDLEVQFLNRRSYDFPIVNTVRVTERGDL; encoded by the coding sequence TTGGTCGCGACGCTCGCCGTCGGCGCCGTCCCTGCGCTCGCGGAACCGACCCCCGTGGTACCCGCCACGGCGGACGAGAAATTCACAGCCGAGGCCCTGCAGGTCCTCGAGGAGTCCGAGACCGCCGACTTCTGGGTCCGTTTCGCGGACCGGGCGGACCTCGACGCAGCCTCGTCCGTCGACGACTGGGACGCGCGCGGCATCGCCGTGTACGAGGCGCTGAGGGAGACGGCGGCCGCGTCCCAGGCGGGCACGATCGCGGCGCTCGACGCCGCGGACGCGTCCTACGTCCCGTACTGGGTTGCGAACGCGATCCTCGTGAAGGGTGGCACGCTGGACCTGGCGCAGAGCCTGGCGGCGAGCCCCGAGGTGCTCGAGATTCGGCAGACGACCGTCTACCCGCTGGAGGAGCCGGTGATGACGCCGGACACCACCATGGGTCCGCAAGCGGTCGAGTGGGGGATCCAGGCGATCAACGCCGACGACGTCTGGGCCACCTACGGCACCACGGGTGAGGGCATCGTGGTCGCGAACATCGACTCCGGCGTCGACTACACGCACCCGGCGCTCGTCAGCCACTACCGCGGCAACAACGGCGACGGCACGTTCACGCACGACTACAACTGGCTGGACACGTCGGCCGCCTGTGACGTCGGTCCGTGCGACACGGACGGTCATGGTTCCCACACGATGGGCACGATGATCGGGTCCGACGGCGGCGCGAACGAGATCGGGGTCGCTCCCGGTGCGGAGTGGATCGCGGCGAACGGGTGCTCCACGTGCTCCGACGCCGACCTGATGGAGGCCGGTCAGTGGATGCTCGCGCCCCGGCCCATCGGCGGCGACGACGACAGCGGCGACCCGACCAAGCGGCCCCACATCATCAACAACTCCTGGGGTTCGCGCTTCCCGTCGAACGACCCGTTCATGGAGGCGATCATCACCGACTGGGAGGCGGCGGGGATCTTCGGCTCCTGGTCGAACGGCAACAGCGGCCCGGCGTGTGAGACGAGCGGGTCGCCAGGAAGCCGGACGATCACGTACTCGGTGGGCGCGTTCGCCCAGAACGGCAGCATCGCGTCGTTCTCGGCGCGCGGCCCCGGACAGGACGGCACGATCAAGCCGAACATCGCCGCTCCCGGCGTCGCGGTGCGCTCCTCGCTCCCGGGCGGTGCGTACGGCAACGGCGACGGCACCTCGATGGCGGCGCCGCACCTCGCTGGTGCGATCGCGCTGCTGTGGAGCGCGGCGCCGTCGCTCGTCGGTGATATCCGTGGAACGTGGGCGCTGCTCGACGAGACGGCTGTCGACGTCGAGGACCTCACCTGCGGTGGCACGGCGGACGACAACAACGTGTGGGGCGAGGGCAAGCTCGACGCCCTGGCGCTGCTGCAGGCGGCCCCGGTCGGTGACTCGGGCACGCTCGCGGGCACGGTGACGGACGAGGCCGGCGCGCCGGTCGCGGGCGCCGCGGTGAACGTCGCGGGTCCGACGGAGCGCGACATCACCACTGACGAGGCGGGTGCCTTCTCCCTCGGCGTCGTGCCAGGCGACTACACCCTGACCGCCACGGCGTTCGGGTTCTCCCCGGGCACCGCGACGGCGACTGTCGTGCCGGGCGAGACCGCCACGGTCACGATCGCGCTCACGCCGGCCGCGACGTTCGCAGTCACCGGCACCGTCACGAACTCCGTGACGGGCGACCCGGTGGGCGGCGCGACGGTGAGCCTCGGCGCACCGATAGCCGACGTCACGACGGCAGCGGACGGCACGTACGCGTTCGCCGACGTCCCGGCGGGCGAGTACACGCTGTCCGTGACCGCTGGGGCGTGCGCCGAGCCGTACGCCGCAGCCGTGACGGTCGACGGCGCCGAGACGTTCGACGTCGCGCTCGCCGCGGTGTCCGACGCGTTCGGGTACTACTGCACGCTCGGTACCGACGGCTACCGCCAGGGCGACACGCTCCTGGACCTGACCGGGGACGACGTGGCCACGACCGTGGACCTGCCGTTCGACGTCGAGTTCTACGGCGACCGGTATTCGCAGGCCCACGTCTCCACGAACGGGAACCTCAACTTCCTCGCTCCGGTGACGACGGGTGCCAACGCGGTGCTCCCGCGGCCGGCGGCCCCGAACGCGGCGATCTACGCGTTCTGGGACGACCTGGACGTGGACGCCGAGGCGGGCGTCTACACGGCGGCGACGGAGATCGACGGCGAGCAGGCGTTCGTCGTCGAGTACCGGAACGTGAAGATCTGGGGCACGGCCCAGACGGGGCGGCTCAGCTTCTCCATCACGATCACCGAGAGCGGCGACGTGACCATCGGGTTCGGCGACGTGACGGCTGACGACGCGCGGGCGGGCGGCAGCTCGGCCACGATCGGCATCGAGAACGCGGACGGCACCATCGCGCACGTGTTCACGCACAACACCGCCGGCAGCGTGACCCCGGGCCTCACGGTCTCGTACGGTCTGCCCGACCACGGCCACATCAGCGGCGTCGTGAAGGACTACAACGACTCCCTGCCGATCGCGGGCGCCACGGTGACGGCGACCCCCGACGACGGCGGCGAGCCGGTGGTCCTGGAGACCGACGCCGAGGGCCGGTACGACGGGCTGCTGTTCTTCGGTGCGTACACGGTGACGATCGAGGCTGACGGGTACCGCACCGTCACGCGCGACGTCGTCATCGACGTCGAGGAGGAGCAGATCACCTTCTCGCCGAAGCTGCGCACGGGTATCGCGAACGTCGACCCGGCGTCGTTCGAGTGGATCCTCACCGAGGGCCAGTCGAGGACGGCGGAGCTCACGATCGGCAACTCCGGCTCGACGCCGCTGGACTTCACCATCGGTGAGGTTCCGCGAAACGTCAGCTCCGAGGCTCCGGCCCCGGCGCTGTCGGCGTCGACGCTCGCGAACGAGCAGGTGCCGGCCGGTGCGACGTCGCTCGCCGAGGCGAACGCCTTGGTGGCCGAGCGGGCGGAGGCGGCAGACGCCGTCGACCCGAACGCCCGGACGGCGCTCGGCGAGTACACCTCCGAGCAGCTCGAGGCGTTCTCCGCTCCGTCCTTCGAACCGGACGCGGCCGGCGACGTCCTCGCCCAGTGGAACACCGGACTGACGGTGGCGTGGGGTGTCGGCTACACGGGCGACGTCTGGGTCTCGGATCCCGAGGACATCACCAACACGCAGTTCACCCCGGACGGTGTGGAGCTCGGCTCCTACCCGGCCGACTGGGGCGGCACGTGGCCGGGCGACATGGCGCTCGACTCGAGCACCGGGGACATGTGCCAGGTCAACGTGGGTGGCGACAACGGCATCCACTGCTTCGACCCGGCCACGGGTGCGGAGACGACCGTCATCACGGGCGGGGAGGACTGGGACGCCACGTCACAGCGTGGCCTCGCGTACAACCCGACCGACGACGTCTTCTACATCGGTGGGTGGAACTCCGACGCCATCTTCACGGTGGCCGGCCTGTCGCACGACACGCCGGGAGCGCAGCTGAACGTCTGCGTGCCCGAGGACCCGTCAGTGGCGGGCCTCGCGTACAACCCGACGTCCGGCACGCTGTGGATGGTCCCGAGCTCGTTGACGACCGTCTTCTACCAGCTCGTGCCGGAGGACTGCTCGACGGTCTCGACCGTCGACTACCCGGGTGACGACCAGGGTCCGGGTGCCGGGCTCGAGCTCGACGCGACGGGCGCTCTGTGGGCCGCCAACCAGCTCACGGGCGACGTCTACCTGGTGGACGTCGGCGTCCCGAACGTCTCCGACGTGCCGTGGCTGTCGGTGGACCCGACCGAGGGTCGGGTCCCGGTGGGCGGCGAGCGCACGCTCGACGTCACCGTCGACACGACGGGGCTCGAGCCGGGTGTGTACGGGGCGAACATCCTCGTGCAGACGAACGCCGGACGCGTCTCGACGATCTCCGTCCCGGTCACCCTCGTGGTGTCGGCCTACCAGGTCGGCGTCAACGCGGGCGGCGGGGAGTACACGGACGCCGGCGAGTTCACGTGGTCGGCCGACCAGCAGCTCACGGGCAGTGCGACGTGGGGCTGGGTCGGGCAGCGCTCGGAGGTCTCGACGACCACCCGGGCGATCGGTGGGACGACTGAGGACACGCTCTTCCAGTCGCGCCGCTCCGGCGTCTTCTCGTACGTCTTCGAGGACGTTCCGGCCGGGACGTACGCGATCGACCTCGGCTTCGCCGAGTTCAACCGCAACTTCCCGGAGCGTGACCGGCTCTTCGACGTCCTCGTGAACGGCGACTACCAGATCGTCGCTCACGACGTGGCGGAGGAGGTCGGCGGTCTGTACGCGGACCAGCACGTCCTGCAGGTCGAGCACTCCGGGGGCGACCTCGAGGTGCAGTTCCTCAACCGCCGCAGCTACGACTTCCCGATCGTCAACACGGTCCGGGTGACGGAGCGCGGTGACCTGTAG
- a CDS encoding STAS domain-containing protein translates to MAGTDRSGVPVVSVTGEVDVYTGPVLREELEKALARGTTGVVVDLSGVAFIDSTGLGVLVTAHRQLASRGGRLHVCAPEGKITSVIALTGLDAVLAVHSALDDAVHAAAPASA, encoded by the coding sequence GTGGCGGGAACCGACCGGTCGGGGGTGCCGGTCGTCTCGGTCACGGGCGAGGTCGACGTGTACACGGGACCCGTCCTGCGCGAGGAGCTGGAGAAGGCCCTGGCGCGCGGCACGACCGGCGTCGTCGTCGACCTCAGCGGGGTGGCGTTCATCGACTCCACGGGCCTCGGGGTCCTCGTCACGGCCCACCGTCAGCTGGCCTCGCGCGGCGGCCGCCTCCACGTGTGCGCCCCCGAGGGGAAGATCACCTCGGTCATCGCCCTCACCGGGCTCGACGCCGTGCTGGCGGTGCACAGCGCGCTCGACGACGCCGTGCACGCCGCGGCGCCCGCCTCCGCCTGA
- a CDS encoding DUF5701 family protein, with the protein MRATIARPTTVPAPHEGVPFDGAVELERQVSRLLDLGYPELLGVDEATFRTRLEPLRSHARDLGERTAWDADAVGRDDAIPFVLVLPGIPADAAARRMELAGRAGTSMLTEEEWAGFVPRPDVALPRDDDGERSFAYLLTDIDTGSDLRDVTPEDAVRAIQARDRSPLTVAEGIAVVTQRPDMLRRNRCYSLAGSRRGDQRVPAVWISGERAPKLGWCWDRNPHTWLGTASAQERRAA; encoded by the coding sequence GTGCGCGCCACCATCGCCCGCCCCACCACCGTCCCCGCCCCGCACGAGGGCGTCCCGTTCGACGGCGCGGTGGAGCTCGAGCGCCAGGTCTCCCGCCTGCTCGACCTCGGCTACCCGGAGCTGCTCGGCGTCGACGAGGCGACCTTCCGCACTCGTCTCGAGCCGCTCCGGTCGCACGCTCGCGACCTCGGCGAGCGCACCGCCTGGGACGCCGACGCCGTCGGCCGCGACGACGCGATCCCGTTCGTCCTCGTCCTCCCCGGGATCCCGGCGGATGCCGCCGCCCGCCGGATGGAGCTCGCCGGCCGCGCCGGGACCAGCATGCTCACCGAGGAGGAGTGGGCGGGGTTCGTGCCGCGTCCGGACGTCGCGCTGCCGCGGGACGACGACGGCGAGCGGTCGTTCGCGTACCTGCTCACCGACATCGACACGGGTTCCGACCTCCGCGACGTCACACCGGAGGACGCGGTGCGCGCCATCCAGGCGCGGGACCGCTCGCCGCTGACCGTCGCGGAGGGGATCGCCGTCGTGACGCAACGCCCCGACATGCTGCGCCGCAACCGGTGCTACTCGCTGGCCGGCTCACGCCGGGGCGACCAGCGCGTCCCGGCCGTGTGGATCAGCGGGGAGCGCGCCCCGAAGCTCGGCTGGTGCTGGGACCGCAACCCGCACACGTGGTTGGGGACGGCGTCGGCGCAAGAGCGCCGCGCGGCCTGA
- the argS gene encoding arginine--tRNA ligase — protein MFDPAAILGPRVSAAIEAAFGLRDVDPVLRPSQFADVQVNAALALAKQVGAPPRDVATRLVAALDADGAFADVAAKVEVSGPGFLNITLRDDWIAAQVGAQAGDPRRGLPTPEPQVVPIDYSAPNVAKEMHVGHLRTTVVGDALARTLEALGHRVVRQNHIGDWGTPFGMLIEHLLEVGEDSDAARLLETDPNTFYQAARAKFDAEEGDFATRSRARVVALQGGDEATLAIWRRMIELSKHYFNRIYTTLDVTLRDEHLAGESTYDPMLEGICDELEAKGLAVVSQGALCVFPPGFTGRDGTPLPLIIRKSDGGYGYATTDLATIKHRAQDLHADRILYVVGAPQHLHLSMIFEVARLAGWLGDTEPVHVQIGNVLGADGKILKTRSGAPIRLMALLEEAVERAGAVVDAARGDLDDDERSAIARQVGIGAVKYADLSVAHDTEYVFDFDRMLALNGNTGPYLQYAAARIYSIFRKAGLDPADARGAVVLGEPAERALGLALLDFGAVVGDVAALLAPHRLCTYLFELAQAFTAFYDACPVLTAPTDELRASRLALTAAVLGTLVEGLDLLGIAAPERM, from the coding sequence ATGTTCGATCCCGCCGCCATCCTGGGTCCCCGCGTCTCCGCCGCCATCGAGGCGGCGTTCGGCCTGCGCGACGTGGACCCGGTGCTGCGGCCCTCCCAGTTCGCTGACGTGCAGGTGAACGCCGCGCTCGCCCTCGCGAAGCAGGTCGGCGCACCGCCGCGGGACGTCGCCACCCGGCTGGTCGCGGCGCTCGACGCCGACGGCGCCTTCGCCGATGTCGCCGCGAAGGTCGAGGTCTCGGGACCGGGCTTCCTCAACATCACGCTGCGCGACGACTGGATCGCCGCGCAGGTGGGCGCCCAGGCCGGCGACCCCCGCCGCGGGTTGCCGACACCGGAGCCGCAGGTCGTCCCGATCGACTACTCCGCGCCGAACGTCGCGAAGGAGATGCACGTCGGGCACCTGCGCACGACCGTCGTCGGCGACGCCCTCGCCCGCACGCTCGAGGCCCTCGGGCACCGGGTCGTGCGGCAGAACCACATCGGCGACTGGGGCACCCCGTTCGGGATGCTCATCGAGCACCTGCTCGAGGTGGGGGAGGACTCGGACGCCGCGCGCCTCCTCGAGACCGACCCGAACACGTTCTACCAGGCGGCGCGGGCGAAGTTCGACGCCGAGGAGGGCGACTTCGCGACCCGTTCGCGCGCCCGGGTGGTCGCGCTGCAGGGCGGCGACGAGGCGACCCTCGCGATCTGGCGCCGCATGATCGAGCTGTCCAAGCACTACTTCAACCGCATCTACACGACGCTCGACGTGACGCTCCGCGACGAGCACCTCGCCGGCGAGAGCACGTACGACCCCATGCTCGAGGGGATCTGCGACGAGCTCGAGGCGAAGGGGCTCGCCGTCGTGAGCCAGGGCGCGCTGTGCGTGTTCCCGCCCGGGTTCACCGGGCGGGACGGGACGCCCCTGCCCCTCATCATCCGCAAGTCCGACGGCGGCTACGGCTACGCGACCACCGACCTCGCCACGATCAAGCACCGGGCGCAGGACCTGCACGCCGACCGCATCCTGTACGTCGTCGGCGCGCCGCAGCACCTGCACCTGTCGATGATCTTCGAGGTGGCGCGGCTCGCCGGCTGGCTCGGCGACACGGAGCCGGTGCACGTGCAGATCGGCAACGTGCTCGGCGCCGACGGCAAGATCCTCAAGACGCGGTCCGGGGCGCCCATCCGACTCATGGCGCTGCTCGAGGAGGCGGTCGAGCGCGCGGGCGCCGTCGTCGATGCGGCACGCGGGGATCTCGACGACGACGAGCGGTCGGCGATCGCGCGTCAGGTCGGCATCGGAGCCGTCAAGTACGCGGACCTGTCCGTGGCGCACGACACCGAGTACGTCTTCGACTTCGACCGGATGCTCGCGCTGAACGGCAACACCGGGCCGTACCTGCAGTACGCCGCGGCGCGCATCTACTCGATCTTCCGGAAGGCGGGGCTCGATCCCGCCGACGCGCGGGGCGCCGTCGTCCTCGGTGAGCCGGCGGAACGCGCGCTCGGGCTGGCGCTCCTCGACTTCGGAGCCGTCGTCGGCGACGTCGCTGCCCTGCTGGCGCCGCACCGCCTGTGCACGTACCTCTTCGAGCTCGCGCAGGCGTTCACGGCGTTCTACGACGCGTGCCCGGTGCTCACGGCCCCGACCGACGAGCTGCGCGCGTCACGGCTGGCGCTCACTGCCGCCGTCCTGGGGACGCTCGTCGAGGGGCTCGACCTGCTCGGGATCGCGGCTCCCGAGCGGATGTGA